The Pelagicoccus enzymogenes genome has a window encoding:
- a CDS encoding RsmE family RNA methyltransferase yields the protein MNIVLFEESELEGVLPSGDERAAHVLKVLRRKVGDDFDVGLVDGPKGKAVVKEILDTGLVLEFSWGEAEPELLPIDLVVGLSRPQTMRKILNEATTLGVRSIRFVTTDRGEPSYAESKLWSSGEWRRHVLAGVAQAFTTRVPQVSWGMSLQQGVAEVAEVSCRLALDNYEGTMRLGKAVAAGGELALAIGSERGWTAKERDLLRGAGWSLVEMGDRVLRTETAVVAAVAVARELMVR from the coding sequence ATGAATATCGTTTTGTTTGAGGAGAGCGAATTGGAGGGTGTGCTGCCCTCTGGGGATGAGCGGGCTGCGCATGTGTTGAAGGTTCTGCGGCGGAAGGTAGGGGATGATTTCGACGTGGGCTTGGTGGATGGGCCGAAGGGCAAGGCGGTTGTAAAGGAAATCTTGGATACGGGATTGGTGTTGGAGTTTTCTTGGGGAGAGGCGGAGCCGGAGCTGTTGCCGATCGATTTAGTGGTGGGCTTGAGTCGGCCGCAGACCATGCGTAAGATCTTGAACGAGGCTACGACCTTGGGAGTGAGAAGTATCCGTTTCGTGACTACGGATCGAGGGGAGCCGAGCTATGCGGAGTCGAAACTCTGGTCCAGCGGGGAATGGCGTCGCCATGTGCTGGCGGGTGTGGCTCAGGCGTTTACGACGCGGGTGCCGCAAGTGAGCTGGGGAATGTCGCTGCAGCAGGGGGTTGCGGAGGTGGCTGAGGTGAGCTGTCGCTTGGCTTTGGACAACTATGAGGGGACGATGCGATTGGGTAAGGCGGTGGCTGCAGGGGGTGAGCTGGCGCTTGCGATTGGCAGCGAGCGGGGGTGGACTGCCAAGGAACGGGATTTGTTGAGAGGCGCGGGATGGTCGTTGGTGGAAATGGGCGATCGGGTTTTGCGTACGGAAACGGCGGTGGTGGCCGCCGTGGCGGTGGCGCGGGAGTTGATGGTGAGGTAG
- a CDS encoding putative quinol monooxygenase — translation MKDTVVSIHPYFKVHPESHDDFKALLPQFIERTKKEADCLYYSFTQHEDIIHCREGYKNAEALLAHTNSVGELIEKALTIAELLRLEIHGPADELAKLKEPLAALPIDYYVLETGFRN, via the coding sequence ATGAAAGACACCGTCGTATCCATACATCCCTACTTCAAAGTCCACCCCGAGAGCCACGACGACTTCAAGGCCCTCTTGCCGCAGTTCATCGAGCGAACCAAAAAAGAGGCCGACTGCCTCTACTACAGCTTTACCCAACACGAGGACATCATCCACTGCCGCGAGGGCTACAAAAACGCGGAGGCCCTGCTCGCGCACACCAACAGCGTAGGCGAGCTCATCGAAAAAGCCCTCACCATAGCCGAGCTGCTCCGCCTGGAAATCCACGGCCCTGCCGACGAGTTAGCCAAGCTCAAGGAACCGCTCGCCGCCCTCCCCATCGACTACTACGTGCTCGAAACCGGTTTCCGTAACTGA